The Streptomyces sp. JB150 genomic interval TACCGCGAGACGGCCATCTCGATGGCCGGGACGACGTCGCTCTTGCTGAACGGCTTCACCAGGTACGCCATCGCACCGGCGTCGCGGGCCCGCTCGACCAGGTCGCGCTGGGAGAAGGCGGTGAGCATCAGCACGGGGGCGATGGACTCCTCGGTGATCTTCTCGGCGGCGGAGATGCCGTCGAGCTTGGGCATCTTCACATCGAGGATCACCAGGTCCGGCCGGTGCTCACGGGCCAGCTCGACGGCCTGCTCGCCGTCGCCGGCCTCGCCGACGACCGTGTAGCCCTCTTCCTCCAGCATCTCTTTGAGGTCGAGCCGGATCAGGGCCTCGTCCTCGGCGATGACGACTCGGGTCGTCAGCGGAGGCACGTGCGACTTGTCGTCGTCGGGCGCGTCTGCGGGCTGGGGCGACTCGGCGGTCACGGGGGCTCCTTGTTGCAGGGGGACTGCTCCCAGCAGGGTACCTAGCAGCACGGACACGCGGAGAACCGGTACACTTCTCACCGTCTTCGGCTTGCCCGGTTGGAGGAACTGGTCAGACTCGCGGCACTCAAAATGCCGTGCCCTTGGGCATGTGGGTTCGAATCCCACACCGGGCACCTTCGGACAGGAAGCGGAGGATCGCGTTCGCGTGATCCTCCGCTTTTTGCTGCGCGTCGTCACTGCGAGTGACGCACAGTGGCTCGTACGAGCTTCCATGGAACTGACGTCCGACAGAAAGCCCTCACGCTCCTACGCGGCGCCAAGTCCGACGCCATCCGGAAGCTGTTTCACGGACACGCTCGACAGGCGGGCGTCGAGTGGACGGTGCCGGCCCGCGGTGGCGGCCCCCACAACATCTCGGTCGCCCGGAAGGCCTCAGTCGCCCTTCTTGACGCCCACGTCGGCGCGAGCACTGAACTCGCCGGTCACCGCCCGCCGCGGTCCTCGCCGATGTGGTGGACGTGCACGAGGTTGGTCGTTCCGGAGACCCCGGGCGGGGAGCCGGCCGTGATGACGACCGTGTCGCCCTTCTGGCAGCGGCCGTATTCGGTGAGGAGTTCGTCGACCTGGGCCACCATGGCGTCGGTGGAGTCGACGAACGGTCCGAGGAAGGTCTCCACGCCCCAGGTCAGGCTGAGCTGCGAGCGCGTGGCCGGGTCGGGGGTGAAGGCGAGCAGCGGGATCGGGGAGCGGTAGCGGGACAGCCGGCGGGCGGTGTCGCCGGACTGGGTGAACGCGACCAGGAACTTCGCGCCCAGGAAGTCGCCCATCTCGGCCGCCGCGCGGGCCACGGCTCCGCCCTGGGTGCGGGGCTTGCTGCGTTCGGTCAGCGGCGGCAGGCCCTTGGCGAGGATGTCCTCCTCGGCCGCCGCCACGATCCTCGCCATCGTCCGGACCGTCTCCACCGGGTACTTGCCGACGCTGGTCTCGCCGGACAGCATCACCGCGTCCGTGCCGTCGATCACCGCGTTGGCGACATCGCTCGCCTCGGCCCTGGTCGGACGGGAGTTCTCGATCATCGAGTCGAGCATCTGGGTCGCCACGATCACCGGCTTGGCGTTGCGCCTGGCCAGTTTGATCGCGCGCTTCTGGACGATCGGCACCTGCTCCAGCGGCATCTCGACGCCCAGGTCGCCGCGGGCGACCATGATGCCGTCGAAGGCGGCGACGATGTCCTCGATGTTCTCGACCGCCTGCGGCTTCTCGACCTTGGCGATCACCGGGAGGCGGCGGCCCTCCTCGTCCATGATCCGGTGCACGTCCTCCACGTCCCGGCCGCTGCGCACGAACGACAGCGCGATGACGTCGAAGCCGGTGCGCAGGGCCCAGCGCAGGTCCGCCTCGTCCTTCTCGGAGAGGGCGGGCACCGAGACCGCGACGCCGGGGAGGTTCAGCCCCTTGTGGTCGGAGACCATGCCGCCCTCGACGACCCTGGTGCGCACGCGGGGCCCGTCGACCTCGGTGACCTCCAGGGTGACCTTGCCGTCGTCGACGAGGATGCGCTCACCGGGCGTGACGTCGCCGGCGAGTCCCTTGTACGTCGTCCCGCAGGACTGCCGGTCGCCGTCGACACCGTCCTCGACGGTGATGGTGAAGGTGTCGCCGCGTTCGAGGAGCACCGGCCCCTCGGCGAAACGGCCGAGCCGGATCTTCGGGCCCTGGAGGTCGGCGAGGACCCCGACGCTGCGTCCGGTCTCGTCGGCGGCCTTGCGCACCCGCCGGTAACGCTCCTCGTGTTCGGCGTGGCCGCCGTGGCTGAGGTTGAAGCGGGCGACGTCCATTCCCGCGTCGACCAGTGCCTTGATCTGGTCGTACGAGTCGGTGGCGGGTCCAAGGGTGCAAACGATCTTCGCTCGGCGCATGATTCGAGCCTAGGCCTTACCCGCCGGTAGGAAATTGGCCGGGCGTGACGACTCAACCACCCGCGCATGAAGCGGTGTTGACAAGCGTCGCCTTGTGCGGCGGGGCGCTCCGATGAGCAATTCCACAACTCTTTTCCCGGTGGCGCCATTTCCCCGCAGTTTTCCCGGCATTTCCCCCGGATGACGCTCGACCGTCCTTTCGGCATTCGGTCGTGTGCCCGCCCGAGGCGGTATTCCTACAGACGGGGCGGCGCCATCGTGAAGCGGGCGTTGACCGCGGCGTACACGTGCTGACGCTGCGGCTCCAGGTCGAGTGCCGGGGCCGCCCCGGGCTCCGCCGACCCGAAGGCCGCGCCGCCCGTCCGCGCCCGCCCGAAAGCCGCCGGGTAGGCCGGGGCCGCCGGTGCCTCCGCGCCGATGTCGGCGAGCTCGACCAGCGCGGCCAGTGTGGTGCCCAGCGCCTCGGCGTACTCGCGGGCCCGTCGCACCGCCTGCCGGACCGCCTCCTGCCGGGCCTCGCGGTAGGTGGGCGAGTCGCGGCGCAGGGACCACCAGGGGCCGTCGACCCGGGTCAGGTCCACGTCGGCGAGGCGGGTGGTCAGTTCGCCGAGCGCGGTGAAGTCGGTCAGCTCGGCGGTGACGCGGACCCCGCCGTGGTAGGTGCGGATGCGCTCGCCCTTGCCGTGCTTGGTGAGTTCCGGGGTGAGGGAGAAGGCGCCCGTCTCCAGCCGTTCCACCGCGTCGCCGTAGGACTTCACCAGTTCCAGGACGGCCGCGTTGCGGCGGGTCAGGTCCTCCAGGGCGGCGCGCCGGTCGCGGCCGCGGGCGCTGACGGTGACGCCGATGCGGGCGATCTCCGGGTCGACCTCCAGACGGGCCTCGCCGCGGACGGCGATCCGCGGGGCGTCGGGGGTCCCGTAGGGGACGGCGGGCTGGACGTCGGCTGTGTCGGCGGTGGTCATGCGCCCCACTGTGCCATCCCCGGCCGGGACCCGACCCCGAAGGGTGCATGGGAGAGGTCACCGGATCGCAACCTGGCGGACCTGTTGCCGTCGGTCATGAACGGGTCAGAATCTACGCGCGTCCGTCTACGCGCGTCATCGGCGCCGTCTTCGGCGCCGTCATCGACCGTGGACCGAGGAGAGCACGACATGCCGCTGAACCGCCGGAAGTTCCTGAAGAAGTCCGCCGTGACCGGAGCGGGCGCGGCCGTCGCCGGCGCGGTGGCCGCGCCGACCGCGCAGGCCGCCCCGGCGGCGCGGGGCGGGAAGCCGGCCAAGCGCTACTCCTTCACCGTGATGGGCACCACCGACCTGCACGGCAACATCTTCAACTGGGACTACTTCAAGGACGCTGAGTACTCCGACGCCAAGGGCAACGCCAAGGGCCTGGCGCGGATCGCCACGCTGGTGGAGCAGGTCCGTGCGGAGAAGGGCCGCCGCAACACCCTGCTGCTGGACGCCGGTGACACCATCCAGGGCACCCCGCTGACGTACTACTACGCCAAGGTCGACCCGATCACCGCCGAGGGCGGCCCGGTGCACCCGATGGCGCAGGCGATGAACGCCATCGGGTACGACGCGGTGGCGCTCGGCAACCACGAGTTCAACTACGGCATCGAGACCCTGCGCAGGTTCGAGGAGCAGTGCGACTTCCCGCTGCTCGGCGCGAACGCGGTGGACGCGAAGACGCTGCGGCCCGCCTTCCCGCCGTACCTCATGAAGACGTTCAGGGTGCCGGGCCTGCCGCCGGTCAAGGTGGCCGTGCTCGGTCTGACCAACCCGGGCATCGCGATCTGGGACAAGGCGTACGTCCAGGGCAGGCTGGCCTTCCCCGGTCTGGAGGAACAGGCCGCCAAGTGGGTGCCGAAGCTGCGCTCCATGGGCGCGGACGTGGTCGTCGTCTCGGCGCACAGCGGCTCCTCCGGCACGTCGTCCTACGGCGACCAGCTGCCGTACGTGGAGAACGCCGCCGCCGACGTGGCGAGGCAGGTGCCGGGCATCGACGCGATCCTGGTCGGCCACGCGCACGTGGAGATCGAGGAGCTGCTGGTCACGAACGAGCGGACCGGGAAGACGGTCGTCCTCTCGGAGCCGCTGTGCTACGCCGAGCGGCTGACCCTGTTCGACTTCGAGCTGGTCTTCCGCAAGGGCCGCTGGGAGGTCGAGTCGGTCAAGGCGTCGCTGCGCAACTCGAACACGGTCGAGGACCACCCGTACATCGCCAAGCTGCTCGACGACGAGCACGCGAAGGTGGTGGCGTACGTCAACCAGGTCGTCGGGACCGCGACCGAGACCCTGACGACGGCCGACGCCCGCTACAAGGACGCCCCGGTCATCGACCTGATCACCACGGTGCAGGAGGACGTGGTGAAGGCGGCCCTCGCGGGCACCGAGCACGCCGCGCTGCCGGTGCTGGCGCAGGCCTCGCCGTTCTCCCGCACCAGTGAGATCCCGGCGGGCGAGGTGACGATCCGGGACCTGTCCAGCCTGTACGTGTACGACAACACGCTGGTCGCGAAGCTGATGACGGGCGCGCAGCTGCGGGCGTACCTGGAGTACTCGGCGGAGTACTTCACACAGACGGCGGCCGGCGCGCCGGTCGACGTGGACAAGCTGACCAACGCCGGCGGCCGCCCGGACTACAACTACGACTACGTCTCGGGTCTGTCGTACGACATCGACATCGCCCAGCCGGCCGGTTCCCGCATCAGGAACCTCACCTACGGCGGTGCCCCGCTGGACGACGCGCAGCGGTTCGTGTTCGCGGTGAACAACTACCGCGCCAACGGCGGCGGCGCGTTCCCGCACGTCGCCTCGGCGCCGGAGCTGTGGTCGGAGTCGACGGAGATCCGCACCCGGATCGCCGAGTGGGTGACGGCGAAGGGCGTGCTGGACCCGAAGGACTTCGCGTCGGCGACCTGGCGGCTGACGCGGAACGGCACGCCGGTGTTCCCGGCGCCGTGACGCGTCTCAGATCCCGTCCGCGAGGGGCGTCAGCGCTTTCGGGCACCGCCCGGCCGGGATCCGGGGCTGTGGCTGTTCCAGGCCGAAGGTGGTGAACGCGGTCCGGTCCGGCAGGGGGTAGGGCTCCTTGCCGGTCAGCGCGTTGAGGATGGTCGCGCCGCGCCAGGCGGCCAGGCCGAGGTCCGGGGTGCCGACGCCGTGCGAGTGCAGTCCGGCGTTCTGCACGTAGACCGCGCCGGTGACGGACGGGTCCAGGACGAGGCGGAAGTCGTCGTCCACGCGGGGGCGGCCGCGGCTGTCGCGGCGCAGGTACGGGTCGAGGCCGGCGAGGATCCGGTCGAGCGGGCGCTCGCGGTAGCCGGTGGCGAGGACGACCGCGTCGGTGGTGAGCCGGGTGCGGGTGCCCTGCTGGACGTGTTCCAGGTGCAGTTCGACCTTGGTGGCGGCGATCCGGCCGGCGGTGCGGACGCGGACGCCCGGGGTGAGGACCGCGTCCGGCCAGCCGCCGTGCAGGGTGCGGCGGTACAGCTCGTCGTGGATGGCGGCGAGGGTGGCGGCGTCGATGCCCTTGTGGAGCTGCCACTGGGCGGAGACGAGCGCGTCGCGGACGGGCTCGGCGAGGGCGTGGAAGTAGCGGGTGTAGTCGGGGGTGAAGTGCTCCAGGCCGAGCTTGGAGTACTCCATGGGTGCGAACGCCTCGGTGCGGCCGAGCCAGTGCAGCCGCTCGCGGCCGGCCGGGCGGGCCTTGAGCAGGTCGAGGAAGATCTCGGCGCCGGACTGGCCGGCGCCGATGACCGTGACGTGTCCGGCGGCGAGGAAGGTCTCGCGGTGGTGCAGGTAGTCGGCGGCGTGCACGACCGGCACGCCGGGGAGGTCGACCAGGGGCCGCAGCGGGTCGGGGACGTGGGGTTCGCTGCCGATGCCGAGGACGACGTTGCGGGTGTACGTGCGGCCGAGGGCCTCCGCTTCCCCGTCGGCGTCGAGCTGGGTGTGGTCGACCTCGAAGACGTCCCGTTCGGGGTTCCAGCGGACGGCGTCGACCTGGTGGGCGAAGCGCAGTCCGGGGAGGTTCTCGCAGACCCAGCGGCAGTAGGCGTCGTACTCGGCGCGCCGGATGTGGAAGCGCTCGGCGAAGTAGAAGGGGAAGAGGCGCTCGCGGGACTTGAGGTAGTTGAGGAAGGTCCAGGGGCTGGCGGGGTCGGCGAGGGTCACCAGGTCGGCGAGGAAGGGCACCTGGAGGGTGGCGTCCTCGATGAGCAGGCCGGGGTGCCAGTCGAAGGCGGGGCGCTGCTCGTAGAAGACGGCGTCGACTTCGGTGAGCGGGTGGGCGAGGGCGGCGAGGGAGAGGTTCAGCGGTCCGATGCCGACGCCGACCAGGTCGCGGGGTGCCGCGGTGCGCTCGGTGCGGGAGTCGTCAGGGGCGGGGGCCGGGGTCATCGGGGGTGTGTCCTTCCACCAGTTGCAGGAGCGAGGCCAGGTCGTCGGGCCGGGTGTGCGGGTTGAGGAGGGTGGCCTTCAGCCAGAGCCGGCCGTCGGGGCGGGCCCGGCCGAGGACGGCGCGGCCGTCGGCGAGGAGGGTGCGGCGTACGGCGGCCACGGCGTCGTCGGCGGCCCCGGCGGGCCGGAACAGCACGGTGCTGAGCACGGGACGGTCGAACAGCTCGAACGCGGGGTGCGCGGCGACGAGGCCGGCGAACGTCGCGGCGAGGTCGCAGACGTGGTCGACGAGGGCGCCGAGCTGCTTGCGGCCGAGGGTCTTGAGGGTGACGGCGATCTTCAGGGCGTCGGCGCGGCGGGTGGTGCGCAGGGAGCGGCCGAGCAGGTCGGGCAGACCGGCCTCGGTGTCGTCGGCGGCGTTGAGGTAGTCGGCGCGCTGGTGCAGGGCGGCGAGGTCGCGGGCGTCGCGCACCGCGAGCAGTCCGGCGGCGACCGGCTGCCAGCCGAGTTTGTGCAGGTCGAGGGTGACGGTGTCGGCGGCGTCGAGTCCGGTGAGCCGGTCGCGGCGGCGGTCGCTGAACAGCAGCCCGCCCCCGTA includes:
- a CDS encoding response regulator — protein: MTAESPQPADAPDDDKSHVPPLTTRVVIAEDEALIRLDLKEMLEEEGYTVVGEAGDGEQAVELAREHRPDLVILDVKMPKLDGISAAEKITEESIAPVLMLTAFSQRDLVERARDAGAMAYLVKPFSKSDVVPAIEMAVSRYTQLKELEKEVADLTQRLETRKLVDRAKSILQTEYGLTEPAAFRWIQKTSMDRRMSMQQVAEAVIQDAEEKKAAKG
- the pyk gene encoding pyruvate kinase — its product is MRRAKIVCTLGPATDSYDQIKALVDAGMDVARFNLSHGGHAEHEERYRRVRKAADETGRSVGVLADLQGPKIRLGRFAEGPVLLERGDTFTITVEDGVDGDRQSCGTTYKGLAGDVTPGERILVDDGKVTLEVTEVDGPRVRTRVVEGGMVSDHKGLNLPGVAVSVPALSEKDEADLRWALRTGFDVIALSFVRSGRDVEDVHRIMDEEGRRLPVIAKVEKPQAVENIEDIVAAFDGIMVARGDLGVEMPLEQVPIVQKRAIKLARRNAKPVIVATQMLDSMIENSRPTRAEASDVANAVIDGTDAVMLSGETSVGKYPVETVRTMARIVAAAEEDILAKGLPPLTERSKPRTQGGAVARAAAEMGDFLGAKFLVAFTQSGDTARRLSRYRSPIPLLAFTPDPATRSQLSLTWGVETFLGPFVDSTDAMVAQVDELLTEYGRCQKGDTVVITAGSPPGVSGTTNLVHVHHIGEDRGGR
- a CDS encoding SIMPL domain-containing protein, translating into MTTADTADVQPAVPYGTPDAPRIAVRGEARLEVDPEIARIGVTVSARGRDRRAALEDLTRRNAAVLELVKSYGDAVERLETGAFSLTPELTKHGKGERIRTYHGGVRVTAELTDFTALGELTTRLADVDLTRVDGPWWSLRRDSPTYREARQEAVRQAVRRAREYAEALGTTLAALVELADIGAEAPAAPAYPAAFGRARTGGAAFGSAEPGAAPALDLEPQRQHVYAAVNARFTMAPPRL
- a CDS encoding 5'-nucleotidase C-terminal domain-containing protein, which codes for MPLNRRKFLKKSAVTGAGAAVAGAVAAPTAQAAPAARGGKPAKRYSFTVMGTTDLHGNIFNWDYFKDAEYSDAKGNAKGLARIATLVEQVRAEKGRRNTLLLDAGDTIQGTPLTYYYAKVDPITAEGGPVHPMAQAMNAIGYDAVALGNHEFNYGIETLRRFEEQCDFPLLGANAVDAKTLRPAFPPYLMKTFRVPGLPPVKVAVLGLTNPGIAIWDKAYVQGRLAFPGLEEQAAKWVPKLRSMGADVVVVSAHSGSSGTSSYGDQLPYVENAAADVARQVPGIDAILVGHAHVEIEELLVTNERTGKTVVLSEPLCYAERLTLFDFELVFRKGRWEVESVKASLRNSNTVEDHPYIAKLLDDEHAKVVAYVNQVVGTATETLTTADARYKDAPVIDLITTVQEDVVKAALAGTEHAALPVLAQASPFSRTSEIPAGEVTIRDLSSLYVYDNTLVAKLMTGAQLRAYLEYSAEYFTQTAAGAPVDVDKLTNAGGRPDYNYDYVSGLSYDIDIAQPAGSRIRNLTYGGAPLDDAQRFVFAVNNYRANGGGAFPHVASAPELWSESTEIRTRIAEWVTAKGVLDPKDFASATWRLTRNGTPVFPAP
- a CDS encoding SidA/IucD/PvdA family monooxygenase, coding for MTPAPAPDDSRTERTAAPRDLVGVGIGPLNLSLAALAHPLTEVDAVFYEQRPAFDWHPGLLIEDATLQVPFLADLVTLADPASPWTFLNYLKSRERLFPFYFAERFHIRRAEYDAYCRWVCENLPGLRFAHQVDAVRWNPERDVFEVDHTQLDADGEAEALGRTYTRNVVLGIGSEPHVPDPLRPLVDLPGVPVVHAADYLHHRETFLAAGHVTVIGAGQSGAEIFLDLLKARPAGRERLHWLGRTEAFAPMEYSKLGLEHFTPDYTRYFHALAEPVRDALVSAQWQLHKGIDAATLAAIHDELYRRTLHGGWPDAVLTPGVRVRTAGRIAATKVELHLEHVQQGTRTRLTTDAVVLATGYRERPLDRILAGLDPYLRRDSRGRPRVDDDFRLVLDPSVTGAVYVQNAGLHSHGVGTPDLGLAAWRGATILNALTGKEPYPLPDRTAFTTFGLEQPQPRIPAGRCPKALTPLADGI